The DNA segment ATCAACTTGGCCATGCGGTGGGTTCCTCCGCTGTTTTCGGCAGCCGATGGTGCTCAGGCTGCGTCTGCTGGCTGGTTTCCACGGCCGGGCCCGATGCCCGCGACGGACGAGTCCACTTGCCGACCCTCACCGCCCCGACCTACGTGTTGGCACTCGTCGACACCGAGTGCCAACCCAAGGTTTAGCACTCTCGGCCCGAGAGTGCAAGAAAGCGGCTGTCGATCGGCCTCGGCGGCGAGCTGGCCGGCGGACAGCGGCCCATGCCGGGCGCGGGGGCTCGCGTACGCGGTGGTCTGGAGCGCGATGGTGAGGATCGAGATGCCGGCGGTGAGCACCGAGGAGATCACGACATTTGACGAACACCTCGCCGTGCTCGAAGAGCAGCACCGGCACCAGCACGAGATACGACAGGTAGAGGTAGAGGCTGGGAAGGACACACAGCATCAGGCCGATGGCGACCCAGCAGGCCGAACAGGACGAACCAGCGGATCGCGACCGGCAGACGAGAGGCTGTCGCCAACACCGGGCCCGCGCCGCGATTGACCGCGACCACCAACCTCCCTGGTCGGTGGCGATCAGCGGATCACCCGGACCGCCGTACGCCGGGCTGGCCGTAGCCGTAGCTGGTCATGCCTTGCTCCCCCGTGGCCGACAGTCGCCGGTTACGGCTGGCTCAGCTCCTGGACCAGCTGCGCCGTGGAGACGGGCGTGCGGCGGCCGCGCAGGGTCGCGTACGCGACGACCTGCAACGGATACGTGAGCAGCCCGATCGCCGCGGCCAACACCGCGCTGACCAGCGTCGCGAGGATCGTGCCGCCGATCAGCGCACCGGTGCTCCGCGCGACCACGGCCCCGACGCCGGCCACGCCGCCGAGGCAGCCGGCGATCAGCGAGGCGACCAGGCTGAGGCCGTAGATGGTCGCGGCGAAGCCCAGCGCCAGGCCGAAGTTCTGGTTGAACAGCGAGAAGGCGCGGCTGAGCGGGTTGTCCCGCTCGAAGGCCACGACCGACGGCAGCAGCAGCGAGACCAGTCCGACGTACAGGCCGGGCACGACGCAGGCGATGAAGCCGACGAAGGCCAGCGCGCCGAAGACCAGGGCCCAGAGCACGATGTGCGGCATCCGCCGAGCGGCGCGCTGGAGGGCGACCCCGAGCGCCGGCCGCTCGTTGGCCGCCGCCATCGCCACCAGGTGTACGGCGACCAGGCCGATGACCGAGCCGATCACGGCCGTCACGACGGTGGCGGCCAGCTGCAGGAGGCTCGACCCGAGCTGGAAGCCGGGGTTGGCGGTGCCGCGGCCGGTCAGGTCGATGCTGGTCAGCCGCCACACCGAGATCGGGGTGACCAGCAGCAGGGTGAGTACGACGAGCGCGATCTCCAGCACCAGGATCTGCTGCCAGGTGCGCTTGGCCAGTTCCAGGCCGCGGCTCCACCAACCGCTGTAGTCACCGGCCACCAGCGGGTCGTTGGGATCGGACAGGCCGGGGCCTGGATAGTGCGCGTACGGATCGCCACTCGGCGGTTCCTCTGGCGGACGCTGGTCGGACATCGCCATCTCCCCGTTCGGGTCGTCGACAGGTGTGGACGCACAACCTATCGGCCGGCACCGACAGCCGCCGCCGGTTGGAAAGAAGTGGCCAGCTGATGCAACAGGACCCGTCCCGCCGGAGCGGAGAACGGGTCCTGGTCATGCAGGGTCTTTGTCGTCGGGCTAGGCAGCCAGCTGGCTAGCCGACGACATGGACCGCCTCGGCCTGCGGGCCCTTCTGGCCCTGGGTCACCTCGAACTCGACGCGCTGGCCGTCCTCGAGCGACTTGTAGCCGTCCATCTGGATGGCGGAGAAGTGGACGAACACGTCCTGGCCGCCATCGACGGCAATGAAGCCGTAGCCCTTTTCAGCGTTGAACCACTTGACGGTTCCCTGTGCCACTGGAGCCTTCCTCACTGCTGGTGCGACAGGTCACGCCCTACTGCGAGACCCGGGTCTTCGTCCGTATAGCCGTGGGAGACCCGCCCGGCAGGTTGAGCACGATCTGGCTAGAACTACGACCGATCGGAACGCTACACGACATCCGGCCCGCTGGGGATGCCCTCTGCGCCGGAAATATTCTTCGACAGCCACCACCGGCCGCGACCGACAAACCGGCGATTACCGCAGGTGATCGCCGTTGTGATTACGTTGCGTGAAATCCGTGGCGATGCCTCGGTCACCGCGACTTCGGCGGAGGTTTTCCTTTGTGCTAACGACAGGTTGCCGGCCAGCGTACGGTCCGACCGGAATCCCACCACCCAACGACCACCGGACGCGACCGGCGTTCGCACCTGAATACCGCTCCAGATCAGCCAAAATGCAAGTGCGCGCCAGTCGCAGGCCGGCACCGCGGAGCGGTTGCGACAAAACCCACTCAAGCGGGCTTTCCCGACTCCGCACCACAAAGACCAAGTTTTCTTGACCATCGACCGAGATTACGCGGAGCGACCGCCGCGGCCTGTCCGACTGGTCAGGATCGGCCCGGTTCCGATGCCGAAACTACGTGCAGCGAATCTGAGTTCACCGGCAAAATTTGGTCCCTGGCAACAACAAAGCGACCGCCCCGGACCAGACCTGTGCGGTTTTTGCACCTTTTGCACACATCTTTGGATCCGCAGCGGCCGCTCGGCGTTGAATCCGTTCAGTCGATCAGGCCGGCCTCGGCCGCCGATTTCAGCGACGGCTTGATCCGGTGGGTGGGGCTCACGTCGAGCACCTCGGCGGTCTTCAGGCCCTCGCCGGTGTTGTAGACCACCGTCTCCTGCGAGGTGTCGATCAGGCCGTCCTTGACCAGCTTCGCCAGGCACGAGACGGTCACTCCGCCGGCCGTCTCGGCGAAGACGCCGGTCGTACGCGCCAGCAGTGAAATGCCTTCGCGGATGTCGTCGTCATCGGCCACCGCGATCGAGCCACCGGTCCGCCGCACCGCGTCCAGCACGTACGGCCCGTCGGCCGGGTTGCCGATGTTGAGGCTCTTGGCGATGCCGGTCGGCCGCACCGGCCGTACGACGTCGTGACCGGCCTGGAAGGCCTCGTAGACCGGCGAGCAGCCCAGCGACTGCGCGCCGAAGACCTTCCACGGGGTGTCCTCGACCAGGCCGATCCTGACCAGCTCACCGAAAGCCTTGTCGATCTTGGTGAGCAGCGAGCCGGAGGCGATCGGGATGACCACCTGCGCCGGCAGCTTCCAGCCGAGCTGCTCGGCGACCTCGTAGCCGAGCGTCTTGGAACCCTCGGCGTAGTAGGGCCGCACGTTCTGGTTGACGAACGCGGTCTTCTCGAACTCGTCGGTCTCGCCGAGCTCGCTGGTCAGCCGGTTGACGTCGTCGTACGACCCGTCGACGGCGACCAGCCGCGGCGCGTACACCGAGCTGGCGACGACCTTCATGGCCTCCAGGTCGGACGGGATGAACACGGTCGCCTGCCAGCCGACCCTGGCCGCGTGCGCGGCCACCGAGTTGGCCAGGTTGCCGGTGGACGCGCAGGCCACCGAGGTGTAGCCGAGGCCCTTGGCGGCGGTCATCGCCATCGACACCACGCGGTCCTTGAAGGCGTGCGTGGGGTTGCCGCTGTCGTCCTTGACCCACAGCGGCGCGGTGAAGCCGAGCTCGGCTCCGAGCCGGTCGGCCCGCACCAGCTTGGTCATGCCGGGGTTGAGGCTGGCCCGGCTGTCCGGGTCCTGGCCGACCGGCAGCAGCGGCGCGTACCGCCAGATGTTCTGCGGACCGGCCTCGATCTGCTCGCGGGTGACCGCGGACAACGTCGCCTGGTCGTAGCCGACCTCCAGTGGGCCGAAACACTCGGCACAGGCATGGATGGCGATCAGGGGATATTCGGCGCCACAGTTGCGACAACGCAGACAGCTGGCCGGGGACGGCGCGACGGTCAAAGCAGAGCCTCCTCGCTCATCTTTCCCGCTCTCGCGGGCCGGAGTTGGCACCTGTCCCGCGGTCGACGACGACACGCGCGCGATGGTTGCCGGGGCTTCACCGGGCCGGATCCCTCTGCCCCTCTGGATGAGTGCATGTTCAGTTATGGCTGTGAGCATACGTGGTGGGAGCGGGATCGCGACAACCCCGCGTCCCGCTCTGTGAGCATGCGAACACCACGGCTGACGCGCGAACGCCGTTCGCGTGTCAGGAGGCGGACGGCGACGGCGACGGGTTGTCGAGCTTGTCGATCACCTTCTGCGCGATGCTTTTCTGTACGGCGATGCTGTCGTCGCCACCGCCGCCGAAAATGACGGTGATCTCGGTGGTGCCGTGCAGCACGGTGAGGATGCCGTGGTTCTCGTACGCGCCGTCGCCGATGCCGGTCACCGCCTGATAGCCGCCGGACTCGTCGTCGAACTTGGCTTTGGTCTTGTTGGCAAGATAAATCGTGGTGACGGCGCCGCCGTCCGCGCTCGACCACGCGCAATCGGGCTGGTCCTTGGTGGACTTGTCGTCGGGCTTGGCGTCGGTGATCGTCGCCTTGGTCAGCGCGCCGATCTCGTCGTTGGTGAACAGCTTGCAGACGTCAGGAAAACCCGGGCCGGCCGACGGGCTCGGCGACTCGGCGGCCTGTGGCAGGCCGGTGGCCGACGGCGACGGCGCCGCCTTGGGGATCAGGCCGCAGCCGGTGAGCGCGGCGCCACCGGCGCCGAGCGCGACGGCGGCGATGCCGGCGACGACAGCCCGGCGGATCGCCGGGGGACCGAAGAACGTGGACACGGGTGCTCCCTCGCGGTTAGCGGAATTGGTTGGCGGACGGCCGCTGGCCATGCTGGCACGGAACGACCACGAATCCGCCGGGAACATAGCAGTGGATTAGCGTACGAGTCAGCAGAAACCCGGCGCCGCGAACGGCACTATTCCCTCATTGCTGCCTTCTCGGGCAGCCAACGGGGTAAACAGCCGAAACCGACGAGGTCACCAACCACCGCACGTCGTGGGGCCCGGGTCCGCGCGCAGTGCGGTGGCGTGACGAGTGCAGACTATGCGCATGCATCCCCGCGCTCGTCGCTGGTTCGCGCAGCACACCACCGCGGCCGGCGACTGGCCGGTGCAGCGGCTGCGGGCCGCGAAGGGGCTGACGGTGGTCAGCGTCGTGCTGCCGGCGCTCAACGAGGAACACACCATCGGCACCATCGTCGAAGGCCTGGTGAAGCTGGCCGAGCGGACCAGCCTGGTCGACGAGATCGTGGTGATGGACTCCGGTTCCACCGACCGCACGGCCGAGGTCGCCCGGCAGGCCGGCGCGAGCGTCTTCCACCGCGACGACGTGCTGGCCGACTACGGATCGCGGCCCGGCAAAGGCGAAGTGCTGTGGAAGTCGCTGTACGTGACCCACGGCGACGTGCTGGTGTTCGTCGACGCGGATCTGTTGGACTTCGGTGAACATTACGTCACCGGCCTGCTCGGCCCGCTGCTCACCGACCCGGAAACGTTGCTGGTCAAGGCTTTCTACGACCGGCCGCTGCTGGACGTCTCGGTCACCGGCGGCGGCCGCGTCACCGAGCTGATGGCGCGGCCGCTGCTGTGCACGTTCTTCCCGGAGCTGGCCGGCGTGGCACAGCCGCTGGCCGGCGAATACGCGGCACGCCGGGATCTGTTGGAAAAACTTCCGTTCGCGCCGGGTTACGGCGTGGAGACCGGGCTGTTGGTGGACACCCTGCGCACGCACGGGCTCGACGCGATCGCGCAGGTCGACCTCGGTGAGCGTACGCACGGCCACCAGGACACCGCGGCACTCGGCCGGATGGCCGCGAGCATCCTGGCGACGGTCGCCACGCGCGTCGTACCAGAGCATCCGCTGTGGCCGGCGCTCACCCAGTTTCAACGCGAGGACGGCGAACTGCGTGCCGTCGACTCGGTGGTCAGCTCCGAGGAGCGGCAGCCGATCGTGGAACTTCCGGAATATCGCTATCGGACGCGTACGCTCGACTGACTTTCGCCCGCATCAACAGGAAAACCGCCAACGCTCCGACCGCGGCGACCGCTCCCGCCACCAGGTACGCGGCGTCCAGACCGGCCGCGAAGGCCTCGCGCAGCAGCTGCCCGCCGACGGAGGTTTCGGCCGTACCGCTGGAAAGTCGCTGCGCCACCGCGAGCGGATCGCTGACCCGTCCGGTCAGCGCGCCGGCCATGCCGGCGGCCGTCACCGAGCCGAGTACGGCGACGCCGAGCGCCAGGCCGAGTTGCCGGAAGGTGTTCATCGCCGCGCCGGCGACTCCGGCGCGTTCCGGCGGCGCCGCGGCCAGCGCGGCACCGGCGAGCACCGGTCCGACCATGCCGACCCCCACGCCGACCAACAGGCTGCCGGGCAGGATGACCCACGCCGCGGAACCGCCGGAAATGACCGCCTGGCCAAAAGCGCCGGCGGCCACGGCCAGCAGCGCGACCGCGATGACATCGCGGTGCGGAAACCGGTGCAGCCAGCGGCCGAACGCCAACGGAACCACGAAAGACATGACACTCAGCGGAAACTGGATGAGACCGGCCTGCAGCGCACTCAGGCCGAGCACCGACTGCAGCCACACCGAGGTGTACGGCAGGACCGTGAAAGCGCCGGCCTGCAGGGCGACACCGGCGACCAGCACGCCGACGAACGCCGGCCGGCGGAACAACCGCAGGTCCAGCATCGGGTCCGAAGCGCGGTTTTCCCACCAGACCAAGGCACCGAGTCCGGCGGCTGCGACCGCCAGGCTTGCCAGCGTACGCACCGAAAGCCCGCCGTCCTCGCCGCCGGCGATGATCGCGTACGTGGTCGCCGAGGCGGCCACCACCAGCGCCACCATGCCGCCGATGTCCAGCCGTCCGCGGTGCGCCAGCCGGCTTTCGGTCATGCTGGTCAGCACCAGCGCGACCGCGATCGCGCAAACCGGCAGGTTGACCAGGAAAATCCACCGCCAGCCAACGGTTTCGGTGATGACACCACCGGCCAGCGGACCGATCGCGGCCGCCGCGCCGGCCACCGCCGACCAGACCGACAGCGCCGTGCCGCGATCGCGACCGTGATAGGTCGCGCCGATCAACGACAACGTGGTCGCGAACATCGTGGCGCCACCAATGCCTTGCAACGCACGTGCGGCCACCAGCAGCCAAACCGTCGGCGCCAGGCCGCAGCCGAGCGAGCCGAGTGCGAAAATCCCCAGTCCGGCAACGAAAACGCGCCGTCGGCCGGCCCGGTCGGCGAGTGAGCCGGCGGTCAGCAGCAGTGACGCGAGCACCAGCGCGTACGCGTCGATCACCCATTGCAGGCCGGACAGCGGCGTGTGCAGTGCCGCGGCCATCCGCGGCAGCGCGACGATCACGATGGTCACGTCCAGCAGCAACATGAACGTGCCGAGGCACACCGCGACCAGCGGTATCCACTTACGCATCTACTGTTTCCTCGTTTCGTCATTCTTGACAGCACCGAGGGTGACGTGAGCACACTTGGTTTATCCAGCCATGCCGGTTGGCGTGACGGTTTTCGACATTTGGACGCGGGGGACGATGACATCCGACACATACGACCTGCTCGACAGGCAACTGCTCAACGGCCTGCTGATCGACGGCCGAGCCGGCTTCAGCACGATGGCCGAAGTGTTCGGCGTCTCCGACCAGACGATAGCGCGCCGCTATCGCCGGCTGCGCGCGTCCGGCGTACGCGTGCTGGCGCGGCTCCAGCCGGCGATGTTCGGCGACACCGTCTGGTTCATCCGGCTGCGCTGCACACCGGATGCGGCCGTCCCGATCGCCACCGCGCTGGCCAAGCGGCCGGACACCTCCTACATCAAGCTGACCTCCGGCGGCACCGAGATCAACTGCATCGTGCACGCGCCGGACGACGACGCGCGAGACGCGTTGCTGCTGCAGAAACTGCCGCGTACGCCGCGGATCGTGTCGATGACCGCGCACTGCCTGATCCACACCTTCTATGGCGGCCCGCAGACCTGGAACGGCAGTCCGGACGCGCTCACCCCCGAGCAGGTGCTGGCGCTGGTGCCGCCGCCGGTGCACGAGGCCGAGCACGTCACGCTCGACGCCGATGACCGGCTTTTGCTGGCGGAGCTGCAAAAGGACGGCCGGATGAGCTATCGCGAGCTGGCCGCCGCGACCGGCATGTCGGAGACCAGCGCGCGGCGGCGAGTCGAGCACCTGCGCCGTTCGGGCGCGATGTATTTCGACGTGGAGTTCGACCCGGAGCCGCTCGGCTTCCACACCACCGCGATGCTCTGGCTGACCGTGTCACCGGCCGCGCTGGCCTCGGTGGGCAAAGCGGTCGGTCAGCATCCGGAGATCGCTTTCGCCGCCGCGACGACCGGCACGTCCAACCTGTGCGCGGTGGCGATCTGCCGCAACAGTGCGCATCTTTATCGCTATCTGAGCGGCACGCTCGGCTC comes from the Fodinicola acaciae genome and includes:
- a CDS encoding cold-shock protein — translated: MAQGTVKWFNAEKGYGFIAVDGGQDVFVHFSAIQMDGYKSLEDGQRVEFEVTQGQKGPQAEAVHVVG
- the thrC gene encoding threonine synthase, with amino-acid sequence MTVAPSPASCLRCRNCGAEYPLIAIHACAECFGPLEVGYDQATLSAVTREQIEAGPQNIWRYAPLLPVGQDPDSRASLNPGMTKLVRADRLGAELGFTAPLWVKDDSGNPTHAFKDRVVSMAMTAAKGLGYTSVACASTGNLANSVAAHAARVGWQATVFIPSDLEAMKVVASSVYAPRLVAVDGSYDDVNRLTSELGETDEFEKTAFVNQNVRPYYAEGSKTLGYEVAEQLGWKLPAQVVIPIASGSLLTKIDKAFGELVRIGLVEDTPWKVFGAQSLGCSPVYEAFQAGHDVVRPVRPTGIAKSLNIGNPADGPYVLDAVRRTGGSIAVADDDDIREGISLLARTTGVFAETAGGVTVSCLAKLVKDGLIDTSQETVVYNTGEGLKTAEVLDVSPTHRIKPSLKSAAEAGLID
- a CDS encoding DUF3558 family protein translates to MSTFFGPPAIRRAVVAGIAAVALGAGGAALTGCGLIPKAAPSPSATGLPQAAESPSPSAGPGFPDVCKLFTNDEIGALTKATITDAKPDDKSTKDQPDCAWSSADGGAVTTIYLANKTKAKFDDESGGYQAVTGIGDGAYENHGILTVLHGTTEITVIFGGGGDDSIAVQKSIAQKVIDKLDNPSPSPSAS
- a CDS encoding glucosyl-3-phosphoglycerate synthase, which codes for MHPRARRWFAQHTTAAGDWPVQRLRAAKGLTVVSVVLPALNEEHTIGTIVEGLVKLAERTSLVDEIVVMDSGSTDRTAEVARQAGASVFHRDDVLADYGSRPGKGEVLWKSLYVTHGDVLVFVDADLLDFGEHYVTGLLGPLLTDPETLLVKAFYDRPLLDVSVTGGGRVTELMARPLLCTFFPELAGVAQPLAGEYAARRDLLEKLPFAPGYGVETGLLVDTLRTHGLDAIAQVDLGERTHGHQDTAALGRMAASILATVATRVVPEHPLWPALTQFQREDGELRAVDSVVSSEERQPIVELPEYRYRTRTLD
- a CDS encoding MFS transporter, whose protein sequence is MRKWIPLVAVCLGTFMLLLDVTIVIVALPRMAAALHTPLSGLQWVIDAYALVLASLLLTAGSLADRAGRRRVFVAGLGIFALGSLGCGLAPTVWLLVAARALQGIGGATMFATTLSLIGATYHGRDRGTALSVWSAVAGAAAAIGPLAGGVITETVGWRWIFLVNLPVCAIAVALVLTSMTESRLAHRGRLDIGGMVALVVAASATTYAIIAGGEDGGLSVRTLASLAVAAAGLGALVWWENRASDPMLDLRLFRRPAFVGVLVAGVALQAGAFTVLPYTSVWLQSVLGLSALQAGLIQFPLSVMSFVVPLAFGRWLHRFPHRDVIAVALLAVAAGAFGQAVISGGSAAWVILPGSLLVGVGVGMVGPVLAGAALAAAPPERAGVAGAAMNTFRQLGLALGVAVLGSVTAAGMAGALTGRVSDPLAVAQRLSSGTAETSVGGQLLREAFAAGLDAAYLVAGAVAAVGALAVFLLMRAKVSRAYASDSDIPEVPRSAAAPRS
- a CDS encoding Lrp/AsnC family transcriptional regulator — translated: MTSDTYDLLDRQLLNGLLIDGRAGFSTMAEVFGVSDQTIARRYRRLRASGVRVLARLQPAMFGDTVWFIRLRCTPDAAVPIATALAKRPDTSYIKLTSGGTEINCIVHAPDDDARDALLLQKLPRTPRIVSMTAHCLIHTFYGGPQTWNGSPDALTPEQVLALVPPPVHEAEHVTLDADDRLLLAELQKDGRMSYRELAAATGMSETSARRRVEHLRRSGAMYFDVEFDPEPLGFHTTAMLWLTVSPAALASVGKAVGQHPEIAFAAATTGTSNLCAVAICRNSAHLYRYLSGTLGSLDDVRHIETAPVMRTIKQLSYD